A single window of Venturia canescens isolate UGA chromosome 3, ASM1945775v1, whole genome shotgun sequence DNA harbors:
- the LOC122408450 gene encoding uncharacterized protein: MKSKRSCSSNGNYNGARSKLLKKEPRYYSTKMKCRCSSNGHNKARSQLLKKEPRYSINMKQRRCSSNGHRARSQLLKNEPRYSINMKQRRCSSKGHRARSQLLKKEPRYSINMKQRRCSSKGHRASLQLESKKRHLTGYHRRLGEKIAKVEKEKNRLRASYLNEHNGNNAPGAV, translated from the exons ATGAAATCGAAGCGGAGCTGTTCCAGCAATGGAAACTACAACGGAGCCAG ATCCAAGCTCTTGAAAAAAGAACCCCGATATTACAGCACCAAAATGAAGTGCCGCTGTTCCAGCAATGGCCACAACAAAGCCAG ATCCCAGCTGTTGAAAAAAGAACCCCGGTACAGCATCAATATGAAGCAGCGCCGTTGTTCCAGCAATGGCCACAGGGCCAG ATCCCAGCTGTTGAAAAACGAACCCCGGTACAGCATCAATATGAAGCAGCGCCGCTGTTCCAGCAAGGGCCACAGGGCCAG ATCCCAGCTGTTGAAAAAAGAACCCCGGTACAGCATCAATATGAAGCAGCGCCGCTGTTCCAGCAAGGGCCACAGGGCCAG TCTCCAACTGGAATCGAAGAAACGTCATCTCACCGGGTATCATCGGCGTCTCGGAGAAAAGATCGCAAAAGttgagaaggagaaaaatcgtttgagaGCCAGTTACCTGAATGAACACAATGGGAACAACGCACCCGGCGCAGTGTAA